The proteins below come from a single Aegilops tauschii subsp. strangulata cultivar AL8/78 chromosome 6, Aet v6.0, whole genome shotgun sequence genomic window:
- the LOC109768565 gene encoding bidirectional sugar transporter SWEET2a — MASLGLPGPSSYHDLCCYGAGIAGNIFAFVLFISPLPTFRRIVRNGSTEQFSATPYIYSLLNCLVCMWYALPFVSYGVVLVATVNTIGAAFQLAYTAVFIAYADAKKRLKVSVLLAGVFCVFGLIVYVSMALFDHKPRRTFVGYLSVASLIFMFASPLSIINLVIRTKSVEYMPFYLSLSMSLMSMSFFAYGALLDDFFIYVPNGIGTVLGVMQLLLYAYYSRKGSRDEARRPLLVTHT; from the exons ATGGCTTCCCTGGGCTTGCCCGGACCCTCCTCCTACCACGACCTCTGCTGCTACGGGGCAGGAATCGCAG GGAACATCTTCGCCTTCGTGCTCTTCATCTCCCCGCT GCCAACATTCAGGAGGATCGTCCGGAATGGGTCGACGGAGCAGTTCTCGGCCACGCCCTACATCTACTCGCTCCTCAACTGCCTCGTCTGCATGTGGTACGCCCTCCCCTTCGTCTCCTACGGCGTCGTCCTCGTCGCCACCGTCAACACCATCGGCGCCGCCTTCCAGCTTGCCTACACCGCCGTCTTCATCGCCTACGCCGACGCCAAGAAAAGG CTCAAGGTGTCCGTGCTGCTGGCTGGGGTGTTCTGCGTGTTCGGCCTGATTGTGTATGTCAGTATGGCGCTGTTTGATCACAAGCCTCGGCGAACATTCGTCGGCTATCTCAGCGTGGCGTCCCTCATATTCATGTTCGCATCCCCTCTGTCCATCATT AATTTGGTGATCAGGACCAAGAGCGTGGAGTACATGCCCTTTTATTTGTCGCTATCGATGTCCCTGATGAGCATGTCGTTTTTCGCATACGGGGCGCTTCTGGATGACTTCTTCATATAC GTTCCCAATGGCATCGGCACAGTCTTAGGTGTCATGCAGTTGTTGTTATATGCCTATTACAGTAGAAAAGGATCGAGAGACGAAGCCAGACGGCCATTACTAGTCACACATACATGA